The Lacipirellula parvula genome window below encodes:
- a CDS encoding helix-turn-helix domain-containing protein, with product MAPSATLSAPSSVHLTKQEAADFLNVSLRTLDRLDIAKVKIRGRVLYRRDTLDAWSKSQESVDVAG from the coding sequence ATGGCTCCCTCTGCAACTCTCTCCGCCCCGAGCAGCGTCCATCTCACGAAGCAAGAGGCCGCTGACTTTCTGAACGTCAGCCTCCGCACGCTCGACCGGCTCGACATCGCCAAGGTCAAGATCCGCGGCCGCGTGCTCTACCGTCGCGACACGCTTGATGCGTGGAGCAAATCTCAAGAGTCGGTCGACGTCGCCGGCTAA
- a CDS encoding AAA family ATPase, whose protein sequence is MKALATDRERLPTALDAERQVIGGLLLEPSQAPKLLRTLQPAAFVDQLNRATLAAIAEMSRLGEPIDVATLLSRLQDRVEFADTSAAAYLADVGRSCVTATNVAYHASLIAEAHLKRRIHLAAREIASSALNGHAGDDLLADWGATFEDFRREQTGGNRFKPITAAELAAGDFRVNWIIDWLLVEGQPCILAGGKKCLKTTILCDLLLSIAVGGCFLGQFEVRSARRVVLFSAESGAGVLQETCRRIAASKGWELADVPNFTLITDVPRLDCSADMAAFEAAIEDAEVIALDPCYLMMPGGDAGNLFVQGEMLLNLSRLCQRLGVTLILCHHTRKHRSADLNSFDPPELEDIAWAGFQEFARQWVLVGRRERYVADSGEHSLWMNYGGSAGHGGLWALDASEGSIGDVSGRRWDVTLSKAQEVREQAERRRDDDKARRSAQQLEGDVRAVVDALARLPEQSGTKTDLKDATGLYQSRFSAAIASALQDNHIIPMRITKGNNQSYDGYRLSLENHHPDTPG, encoded by the coding sequence ATGAAAGCACTCGCGACGGATCGCGAACGTCTCCCCACGGCACTCGATGCCGAGCGGCAGGTAATTGGCGGCCTGCTGCTCGAGCCGTCGCAGGCGCCAAAGCTGCTTCGAACGCTGCAGCCCGCGGCGTTCGTCGATCAGCTCAACCGCGCTACGCTCGCGGCGATCGCGGAGATGAGCCGCCTCGGCGAGCCGATCGACGTCGCCACGCTGCTGTCTCGCCTGCAAGACCGAGTCGAGTTCGCCGACACCAGCGCGGCTGCATACCTTGCTGATGTGGGGCGATCGTGCGTCACCGCGACCAACGTCGCCTACCACGCGTCGCTGATCGCCGAAGCCCATCTGAAGCGGCGGATTCACCTTGCCGCCCGCGAGATCGCTTCGAGCGCTCTCAACGGGCACGCTGGCGACGACCTCCTCGCGGATTGGGGAGCAACCTTCGAAGACTTCCGCCGCGAGCAGACTGGCGGGAACCGCTTCAAGCCGATCACCGCGGCCGAACTCGCTGCCGGCGATTTTCGCGTCAACTGGATCATCGACTGGCTGCTCGTCGAAGGGCAACCTTGCATCCTTGCCGGCGGTAAGAAGTGCCTCAAAACGACGATCCTCTGCGATTTGCTGCTGAGCATCGCCGTCGGCGGTTGCTTCCTCGGTCAATTCGAAGTCCGCTCTGCGCGTCGCGTTGTGCTGTTCTCCGCCGAGAGTGGCGCCGGCGTTCTGCAGGAAACCTGCCGACGCATCGCCGCGTCGAAAGGCTGGGAACTCGCCGACGTGCCGAACTTCACGCTCATCACCGACGTTCCGCGGTTGGACTGTTCTGCAGACATGGCGGCGTTCGAAGCGGCGATCGAGGACGCCGAAGTGATTGCGCTCGACCCGTGCTATCTGATGATGCCCGGCGGCGACGCCGGCAACCTCTTCGTTCAGGGCGAGATGCTGCTCAATCTCTCGCGACTCTGCCAACGACTCGGCGTCACGCTGATCCTTTGCCATCACACTCGCAAGCATCGGTCTGCGGATCTCAACAGCTTCGATCCGCCTGAACTCGAAGACATCGCCTGGGCTGGGTTCCAAGAGTTTGCTCGCCAATGGGTGTTGGTCGGCCGTCGCGAACGTTACGTCGCTGACAGCGGCGAGCACTCGCTCTGGATGAACTACGGCGGCTCTGCGGGCCACGGCGGCTTGTGGGCGCTCGACGCGAGCGAGGGGAGCATCGGCGACGTCAGCGGCCGCCGCTGGGATGTGACGCTTTCGAAGGCTCAGGAGGTCCGAGAGCAGGCCGAACGCCGCCGCGACGATGACAAGGCCCGCAGATCAGCGCAGCAGCTTGAAGGCGATGTGAGAGCCGTTGTCGACGCCCTTGCACGCCTGCCAGAGCAGTCAGGAACCAAGACCGACTTGAAGGATGCGACCGGTCTCTACCAATCACGCTTCAGCGCCGCGATCGCGAGTGCGCTCCAAGACAATCACATCATCCCAATGCGAATCACGAAGGGAAACAACCAGAGCTACGACGGCTACCGATTGAGCCTCGAAAACCACCACCCAGATACACCCGGATAA
- a CDS encoding sigma factor-like helix-turn-helix DNA-binding protein, with protein sequence MELSDLKRLSKHEVTDLLRELSFREREVLRLLGGVSDGYEYTLDEVAHIFGIDAESIQTIANRAWVKLQQGSLLRDSVTGSIDVSTGRVQVSGVAVIGEARSDGVEVTLALPEFADDEAIVDTLVDLYRALNDMHVAAGGGGLKVDEGQSLAGMLSVEGVPQ encoded by the coding sequence GTGGAACTCAGCGATCTTAAACGCCTCAGTAAGCACGAGGTGACGGACCTACTGCGCGAACTAAGCTTTCGCGAGCGAGAAGTACTCAGACTACTTGGAGGCGTCTCCGACGGTTACGAATACACCCTCGATGAGGTTGCGCACATATTCGGTATTGATGCTGAATCAATTCAAACTATTGCGAATCGCGCCTGGGTGAAACTTCAGCAGGGGAGTTTATTAAGGGACTCTGTGACCGGCAGCATCGATGTTAGCACAGGGCGTGTTCAGGTCAGTGGTGTCGCTGTGATCGGAGAGGCGCGTTCAGATGGAGTCGAGGTAACTCTCGCCCTGCCGGAGTTTGCTGACGATGAAGCAATCGTAGATACACTCGTGGATCTGTATCGCGCATTAAACGATATGCACGTCGCCGCTGGCGGGGGCGGACTGAAGGTCGACGAAGGGCAATCACTCGCGGGCATGCTTTCCGTAGAGGGGGTGCCGCAATGA
- a CDS encoding helix-turn-helix domain-containing protein yields the protein MSLWNKQLSLITYDDINAFCRAGIPEGAQLDYKLEIPQNVEKVVAALANTRGGIILFGVHADKTTNIPDGAEPGMASKPGISERLTQICRDRIYPPITPELSPVIAHPTDPSRVFVVARIHESIAAPHSITNATHIYIRTNDVGDRFELANLDRIAHLLKRRESPESKREQLLSRSIERFTSRFKTPGSPYFWFHICPEFPHESICELEACRYGVFDTFPARCPDGYMGIDKTKMGNVSDVLVASCGRVGDLFALRDYRSAMTDRRLGGMDLAVRLLRFVKSASQFYERGDVSHPGLLRLTVGAGGVTGLQMYCHKESSVGVGFPDGAYRSDHTCTIDEITDDESRFALVFDVSKEMFHSFDLGEPLPRQLWR from the coding sequence ATGTCTCTTTGGAATAAGCAGCTATCGCTAATCACTTACGACGATATCAACGCGTTCTGCCGGGCAGGAATTCCAGAGGGCGCTCAACTCGACTACAAGCTTGAGATACCACAAAACGTGGAGAAAGTGGTCGCTGCGCTAGCGAATACTAGAGGCGGCATTATCCTGTTCGGCGTTCACGCGGACAAAACGACCAACATACCAGATGGTGCCGAGCCGGGGATGGCCAGCAAGCCCGGCATTTCCGAGCGATTGACACAGATCTGCCGTGATCGGATCTATCCGCCGATCACGCCCGAGCTTAGTCCCGTGATTGCGCACCCCACCGATCCGAGCCGGGTATTTGTTGTAGCCAGAATCCATGAGAGTATCGCCGCGCCCCACTCGATAACGAATGCCACTCATATTTACATCAGGACAAATGACGTAGGCGACAGGTTTGAACTGGCAAATCTCGATAGAATTGCACACCTCTTAAAGCGCCGTGAGTCGCCAGAGTCGAAGCGAGAGCAACTGCTGTCACGCAGCATTGAACGCTTTACTAGTCGATTTAAAACGCCTGGATCTCCGTACTTTTGGTTTCACATTTGTCCCGAGTTTCCCCACGAAAGCATTTGCGAATTGGAGGCCTGCCGCTACGGTGTATTCGATACCTTCCCTGCAAGATGCCCGGATGGTTACATGGGCATCGATAAAACGAAGATGGGAAACGTCAGCGACGTCTTAGTAGCATCATGCGGAAGAGTCGGAGATCTGTTCGCACTCCGCGATTATCGCTCGGCGATGACGGATCGCAGACTTGGCGGAATGGATCTCGCAGTCAGGCTTTTGAGATTCGTTAAATCCGCATCGCAATTTTACGAACGAGGTGATGTATCGCACCCTGGGCTACTGCGCCTGACAGTCGGCGCTGGTGGCGTCACGGGACTGCAAATGTATTGCCACAAGGAATCATCCGTTGGGGTCGGCTTCCCTGATGGAGCGTACAGATCCGACCATACCTGCACGATCGATGAAATTACCGACGACGAATCACGCTTTGCCTTAGTCTTCGACGTATCCAAAGAAATGTTTCATTCTTTTGACTTGGGCGAGCCACTTCCTCGGCAACTCTGGCGTTAA
- a CDS encoding caspase family protein, which translates to MSRQAILVESSKLKGHVDLPGARADVVKFKAYLESAIGGAWESSEICILSHPTEKELLKWVNSASTKDYSFVTFSGHGYHAKGKGVDETRLCINDTEEVAVSKLNPGNPRSLIIADSCRNVTLIEAEESATAFRLSLNAKMAALGPNRDRCRKVFDISVLTAPAGAVYFYSCDLNQTAGETNNGGYFSQALIDIGEAWADNKKTGVLSSFDAFNGAAAVVAQKDKQQKPQIQAGRRMTHYPFTVFTY; encoded by the coding sequence TTGAGTCGCCAAGCGATCTTAGTTGAGTCATCCAAGCTCAAAGGGCACGTCGACCTTCCAGGCGCTAGAGCTGATGTGGTCAAATTCAAAGCGTACTTGGAGTCTGCGATCGGTGGCGCCTGGGAATCCAGCGAGATCTGTATTCTCAGCCATCCAACCGAAAAGGAACTATTGAAGTGGGTCAATTCGGCGAGCACGAAAGACTATTCGTTCGTCACTTTTTCGGGGCACGGTTACCACGCTAAAGGTAAAGGTGTCGACGAAACGCGTCTCTGCATTAATGACACCGAGGAAGTGGCAGTCTCGAAGCTAAATCCGGGAAATCCCAGATCGTTGATCATTGCAGACTCGTGCCGAAACGTAACTCTCATCGAAGCCGAAGAGTCTGCAACTGCATTTCGGCTCTCCCTAAATGCAAAAATGGCCGCTCTCGGACCCAATCGCGATAGATGCCGGAAGGTGTTTGATATATCTGTGCTCACTGCCCCAGCGGGTGCGGTGTACTTTTATTCGTGCGACCTCAATCAGACGGCAGGAGAAACGAATAACGGGGGATACTTCTCGCAGGCGCTGATCGACATAGGCGAGGCATGGGCCGATAACAAAAAAACCGGGGTCTTAAGTTCGTTTGACGCATTCAATGGGGCTGCCGCTGTCGTGGCTCAGAAAGACAAACAACAGAAGCCGCAGATCCAAGCAGGGCGCAGAATGACCCACTATCCATTCACCGTTTTTACGTACTAA
- a CDS encoding NYN domain-containing protein, producing the protein MGRHGFDRKDRNYLFIDGGYLRERINQFAKDFFGIEHFGWDCEHISERYFKTFYYDCPPDDKATHRGEEYRECIAATKRLPGVHVAEGVLTSGRKQQQKQVDVKLAVDMLSHTLNRNMDSVTLLAGDQDFVPAIEALVRAGMYVSLMYVHTSISPRLRDAADEGSTLDFRDLYFACSDAFRGANKLVTESSFVIGGVEHHFAREGRAVDRWHLIGSGNTESGQLARLAKIFPESHFALLIDSGEGQVLRYSHPDAHILCRQVEALGHSFKVSKITAEYRDAFPAHVQELTKPAARPAGLVE; encoded by the coding sequence ATGGGACGTCATGGATTTGATCGAAAGGACCGAAACTACCTCTTTATTGACGGTGGATATCTGCGCGAGCGAATCAATCAGTTCGCAAAAGACTTTTTCGGAATAGAGCACTTCGGCTGGGATTGCGAGCATATCTCCGAGAGGTACTTCAAGACGTTCTATTATGACTGCCCGCCTGACGACAAAGCCACACACCGCGGCGAGGAGTACCGCGAATGTATCGCTGCGACGAAGCGCCTGCCAGGCGTGCATGTCGCCGAAGGCGTTCTCACGAGCGGCAGAAAGCAGCAACAGAAGCAGGTCGACGTAAAGCTCGCTGTCGACATGCTTTCTCACACCCTCAATCGGAACATGGATTCAGTTACGCTCCTTGCGGGCGACCAAGATTTCGTTCCAGCAATTGAAGCACTGGTGCGCGCCGGAATGTACGTATCGCTTATGTACGTGCATACATCGATCAGTCCGCGACTCCGGGATGCCGCCGATGAAGGGAGCACACTCGATTTTCGTGATCTCTATTTTGCATGCAGTGACGCATTTCGCGGTGCGAACAAGCTAGTTACGGAGAGTAGTTTTGTGATTGGTGGTGTAGAGCATCACTTTGCCCGCGAAGGACGAGCGGTCGACCGATGGCACCTGATCGGTAGCGGCAATACAGAGAGTGGCCAGCTGGCGAGGTTGGCTAAGATATTTCCCGAATCGCACTTTGCCCTTCTGATCGATAGCGGCGAGGGCCAGGTGCTTCGCTATTCGCACCCTGATGCACACATACTTTGCCGACAAGTTGAAGCTCTAGGCCATTCGTTCAAAGTCTCCAAGATCACCGCCGAGTACAGGGATGCGTTTCCAGCTCACGTCCAGGAACTCACGAAGCCGGCAGCCAGGCCAGCCGGACTAGTTGAATAA
- a CDS encoding J domain-containing protein, translated as MLGLDPLQLTIVAAIAFASLVMLNGILRRYRIATEPETDVPGVEPVLKTGSPCHYVPNSFEALGLHADATPEDVLAAYRSLAMEAHPDHGGDLEAFTLLQQNFEQAMAHAEGRIAHAS; from the coding sequence ATGCTAGGCCTAGACCCGCTGCAGCTGACGATCGTAGCCGCGATTGCCTTCGCATCGCTGGTGATGCTCAATGGCATTCTTCGGCGCTACCGGATCGCAACTGAGCCAGAGACGGACGTTCCCGGAGTTGAGCCGGTCCTGAAGACGGGATCACCTTGCCACTACGTTCCGAACAGTTTCGAGGCACTTGGGCTCCACGCAGACGCGACACCCGAAGACGTGCTCGCCGCTTACCGATCGCTCGCCATGGAGGCCCACCCGGACCACGGCGGCGACTTGGAAGCATTCACGCTGCTGCAGCAGAATTTTGAGCAGGCGATGGCGCACGCAGAGGGGCGAATCGCCCACGCGTCCTAA
- a CDS encoding ATP-binding protein, producing the protein MSATPSSDERTLQVSLPSSLTAYHDFMQSIIDQLEAFGWQHGDLFAIHMALEESISNAIRHGNKEDPAKRVAIDCYMSSERFWIRVCDEGPGFDPRKVPDCCDPDRLEVAGGRGLALMKAYMTLMEYNELGNCLTMEKRMGVPANGCRCD; encoded by the coding sequence ATGTCTGCCACGCCGTCATCCGACGAACGTACGCTCCAGGTATCACTGCCGAGCTCGCTGACGGCCTATCACGACTTCATGCAGTCGATTATCGACCAATTGGAGGCGTTCGGCTGGCAGCATGGAGACTTGTTCGCGATTCACATGGCGCTTGAGGAGTCGATCTCCAACGCCATTCGTCATGGCAACAAGGAAGATCCAGCGAAGCGGGTCGCCATCGACTGCTACATGAGCAGCGAGCGGTTCTGGATCCGCGTCTGCGACGAAGGCCCGGGTTTCGACCCGCGCAAAGTGCCCGACTGCTGCGACCCCGACCGCCTGGAAGTTGCCGGCGGCCGCGGCTTGGCCCTAATGAAGGCCTACATGACGTTGATGGAATACAACGAGCTGGGCAACTGCCTGACGATGGAAAAGCGGATGGGCGTCCCGGCGAACGGGTGCCGGTGCGACTAA
- a CDS encoding STAS domain-containing protein translates to MASPRRLQIAESANISVVHFKDQKIIDPVAIQELGQELFDLIEKDDRKKIVLNFANVEFLSSAALGKLITFEKKAKRTGAQMILTNISPEIYQVFAITNLDKLFKIKDSEADALAVL, encoded by the coding sequence ATGGCCAGTCCGCGTCGTTTGCAAATTGCCGAGTCGGCCAATATTTCCGTGGTCCATTTCAAGGACCAGAAGATCATCGACCCGGTCGCGATCCAGGAGCTCGGCCAAGAGCTATTCGATTTGATTGAGAAGGACGATCGCAAGAAGATTGTCCTGAACTTTGCGAACGTCGAGTTTCTGTCGAGCGCCGCGCTTGGCAAGCTGATCACCTTCGAGAAGAAGGCGAAGCGGACCGGCGCCCAGATGATTCTCACCAATATTTCGCCGGAGATTTACCAGGTCTTCGCGATCACGAATTTGGATAAGTTGTTCAAGATCAAGGACAGCGAAGCCGACGCATTGGCTGTGCTGTAG
- a CDS encoding HlyD family efflux transporter periplasmic adaptor subunit, translated as MGSRKMVDTHDHSTRPARGALLGATLGLLLIAGCSQNSGPVAVAAGATTQPTRNIVALGRIEPTSGVISISALPGEKLTMYAPGIEAGAKVPAGGELAQTATFDLRQTQLKAAELKHAASQEQRSQELLAAQVQVEQALATHAQAEAKLREMQAQEGKLKNLSEAAAIAADDYKKLVALQAEDEELVTVHQLRRRQNASDRAAKEYEAAAAAYPDGLEAARKGVAAAEAGVRLAQQSAALAEKVDQTLAADLDRQAAATALDQAVLRAPQVEGGAEEFTVLRTMVDPGELIAQTPVIEIADLTQMSCVAEVYEADAKEVQEGQRVTLRSPAFTGDFATAGIPGRVVRIGSMVASPGLTNRNPLAPSDRSIVEVDVEIDPANAAATAEAASKVGLQVTVEFLGEVKKPDVPAKTKPAKPAA; from the coding sequence ATGGGCTCACGCAAGATGGTTGATACGCACGATCACTCGACCCGGCCTGCTCGCGGCGCGCTCCTCGGCGCGACGCTTGGCCTGTTGCTGATCGCCGGCTGCAGCCAGAACAGCGGTCCGGTCGCCGTTGCCGCGGGCGCCACGACTCAGCCGACCCGCAACATCGTCGCCCTCGGCCGCATCGAACCAACGAGCGGCGTCATCTCGATCAGCGCGTTGCCGGGCGAGAAACTGACGATGTACGCCCCCGGCATCGAGGCAGGGGCCAAGGTGCCCGCCGGCGGCGAACTCGCCCAAACGGCGACGTTCGACCTGCGGCAAACGCAGCTGAAAGCTGCCGAATTGAAGCACGCAGCTTCGCAAGAGCAGCGTTCGCAAGAACTTCTCGCCGCGCAAGTGCAGGTCGAGCAAGCCCTCGCCACGCACGCGCAGGCCGAGGCGAAGCTCCGCGAAATGCAGGCCCAAGAAGGGAAGCTGAAGAACCTCTCCGAAGCGGCCGCCATCGCCGCCGACGACTACAAGAAGCTCGTCGCTCTCCAAGCGGAAGATGAAGAACTCGTGACGGTTCACCAACTTCGCCGTCGCCAGAACGCGAGCGATCGCGCTGCCAAAGAATACGAAGCGGCCGCCGCTGCATACCCCGACGGCCTTGAAGCCGCTCGCAAGGGTGTCGCTGCCGCGGAAGCTGGCGTGCGGCTAGCGCAGCAAAGCGCCGCGCTCGCCGAAAAGGTCGACCAAACGCTGGCCGCCGATCTCGATCGCCAAGCAGCCGCGACCGCGCTCGACCAAGCGGTCCTCCGCGCTCCGCAGGTTGAAGGGGGCGCCGAAGAGTTCACCGTGCTCCGCACGATGGTCGACCCCGGCGAACTGATCGCCCAAACGCCGGTGATCGAAATCGCCGACCTAACGCAAATGTCGTGCGTCGCCGAGGTCTACGAGGCCGACGCCAAGGAAGTTCAAGAGGGCCAACGCGTGACGCTCCGCAGCCCCGCCTTCACCGGCGACTTCGCAACCGCCGGCATCCCCGGCCGTGTTGTTCGCATCGGTTCGATGGTCGCCAGTCCGGGGCTCACGAATCGCAACCCGCTCGCCCCGAGCGATCGGTCGATCGTGGAAGTCGACGTCGAGATCGATCCCGCCAATGCCGCCGCCACTGCCGAAGCAGCGAGCAAGGTCGGCTTGCAAGTGACGGTCGAATTCCTCGGCGAAGTGAAGAAGCCCGACGTTCCTGCAAAGACGAAGCCCGCCAAGCCGGCCGCCTAG
- a CDS encoding FtsX-like permease family protein, which produces MKTPLAWKNLTHNKVRTAVALAGVGFAVILIFMQMGFKGAVRKTATQIYDALDFDLMLRSPSYLHLTEPRSFPRERVYQAASLPLIASAQPFYLGLSEWQAPPPPDAPPDQFTGDWRGIITIGVDPHDPPFRPADLREKSVLLTDPRFVLIDDKSKADFGPQNGKRFGPADIGVETALGGGRVRIVGVVSLGTGLAANGACIGNYAGFAQACPWQPLDEINFGLLKLQPGVDPNAARDEVQRLIAPQVSPASLAPYASATPADVEVLTRAEVNAREEYRWVVQTPLGKIFNLGVWVALFVGVAIVYQVLSTDIANMMGEYATLKAMGYPNTYLARVVLQQSVLLALVGYVPSIIISWGLYLFVGARAGLPMVMTWQIAATVLVLAVIMCVLSGMAALRKLFQADPADLF; this is translated from the coding sequence ATGAAAACGCCGCTCGCCTGGAAGAATCTCACGCACAACAAGGTTCGCACCGCCGTTGCGCTCGCCGGCGTCGGCTTCGCGGTGATCCTCATCTTCATGCAGATGGGGTTCAAAGGCGCCGTCCGCAAAACGGCGACGCAAATCTACGACGCGCTCGACTTCGACTTGATGCTCCGCTCGCCGTCGTATCTCCACCTCACCGAGCCGCGATCGTTTCCGCGCGAACGGGTCTACCAGGCCGCATCGCTCCCGCTCATCGCCAGCGCTCAACCGTTCTATCTTGGCCTCAGCGAGTGGCAGGCGCCTCCTCCGCCCGACGCGCCGCCCGATCAGTTCACCGGCGATTGGCGCGGCATCATCACCATCGGCGTCGATCCCCACGACCCGCCGTTCCGCCCCGCCGACCTCCGCGAGAAGTCGGTGCTGCTCACCGATCCGCGATTCGTGTTGATCGACGACAAGAGCAAAGCCGACTTCGGTCCACAGAACGGCAAACGCTTCGGCCCTGCCGATATCGGCGTCGAGACGGCCCTCGGCGGCGGTCGCGTTCGCATCGTCGGCGTCGTTTCGCTCGGCACCGGCCTCGCGGCCAACGGCGCCTGCATCGGCAACTACGCCGGCTTCGCCCAGGCGTGCCCTTGGCAGCCGCTCGACGAAATTAACTTCGGCCTACTCAAGCTCCAACCCGGCGTTGATCCGAACGCCGCTCGCGACGAAGTCCAACGGCTCATCGCCCCGCAAGTTTCCCCCGCGTCGCTCGCGCCATACGCCTCGGCAACGCCGGCCGACGTCGAGGTCCTCACCCGCGCCGAAGTGAACGCCCGCGAAGAATATCGCTGGGTCGTGCAAACGCCCCTCGGCAAGATTTTTAATCTCGGCGTATGGGTCGCGCTGTTCGTCGGCGTGGCGATCGTCTATCAGGTCCTGTCGACCGACATTGCCAACATGATGGGCGAATACGCCACGCTCAAAGCGATGGGCTATCCGAACACCTACCTTGCCCGCGTCGTGCTGCAGCAGTCGGTGCTCCTCGCGCTCGTCGGCTACGTCCCCTCGATCATCATCTCGTGGGGCTTGTACCTGTTCGTCGGCGCCCGAGCCGGCCTGCCGATGGTAATGACCTGGCAAATCGCCGCCACCGTGCTGGTGCTCGCCGTCATCATGTGCGTCCTCTCCGGCATGGCTGCACTAAGAAAACTGTTCCAAGCCGACCCGGCTGATTTGTTCTAG
- the devC gene encoding ABC transporter permease DevC, giving the protein MSSFTKTPLAWKNLTHDWRRLIVAVAGIGFAVLLMFTQVGFQNALFDSQVKMIDDLQGDIFLVSRAKYTLAAEKRFALELVNQARSASGVSGAYPLYTELTLSRLKSFDRGAPSKAFPIRSIGFRLDDPIFNSERINSQLEQLRLPHAALIDVRSKRDNFPFPTESDAELAKVQAELADRKIVMVGTFDLGTDFAHDGNLAMSAENFAAYFPQRVQFGDPLSVVDLGIVHVDDKTRTEEVRDTIDQILDDRVVVLTRAQFRDQEIGFWDNSTPIGIIFTAGKIIGFIVGMVICYQVIYSDIADHMHEFATLKAMGYTTGYFLRLIVTEGFFLSFVGFIPGFIVSVGLYALLANSTGLLLRMTPYSITQVLVLTIAMCIGSGLLAVRKLLAADPANLF; this is encoded by the coding sequence ATGTCATCCTTCACCAAAACACCACTGGCCTGGAAGAACCTCACCCACGACTGGCGTCGCCTGATCGTGGCCGTGGCGGGGATCGGCTTTGCGGTGCTCTTGATGTTTACGCAGGTCGGCTTCCAAAACGCCCTGTTCGACAGTCAGGTGAAGATGATCGACGACCTGCAGGGCGACATCTTCTTGGTAAGCCGCGCGAAGTACACGCTCGCCGCCGAAAAACGCTTCGCGCTCGAACTGGTGAATCAAGCTCGCTCCGCCAGCGGCGTCAGCGGCGCCTACCCGCTCTACACGGAACTCACGCTGTCCCGGCTAAAGAGCTTCGACCGCGGCGCTCCGAGCAAGGCGTTTCCGATTCGCTCGATCGGCTTCCGCCTCGACGATCCCATCTTCAACTCCGAACGCATCAACTCGCAACTTGAACAATTGCGGCTCCCGCATGCCGCGCTGATCGATGTTCGCAGCAAACGGGACAACTTTCCGTTCCCGACGGAAAGCGACGCCGAACTCGCGAAGGTGCAAGCGGAACTCGCTGATCGCAAGATCGTGATGGTCGGCACGTTCGACCTCGGCACCGACTTCGCGCACGACGGCAACCTCGCGATGAGCGCCGAGAACTTTGCCGCTTACTTTCCGCAACGCGTCCAGTTCGGCGATCCGTTAAGCGTCGTCGACCTTGGCATCGTGCACGTCGACGACAAAACTCGCACCGAGGAAGTCCGCGACACGATCGATCAAATCCTCGACGATCGCGTCGTTGTCCTCACCCGCGCCCAGTTCCGCGACCAAGAGATCGGCTTCTGGGACAACAGCACGCCGATCGGCATCATCTTCACCGCCGGAAAAATCATCGGCTTCATCGTCGGTATGGTCATCTGCTATCAGGTGATCTACTCCGACATCGCCGACCACATGCATGAGTTTGCCACGCTCAAGGCCATGGGCTACACCACCGGCTATTTCCTGCGATTGATCGTCACCGAAGGATTCTTCCTGTCGTTCGTCGGCTTCATCCCCGGGTTCATTGTGAGCGTTGGCCTCTACGCGTTGCTCGCCAACTCGACGGGGCTGTTGCTGAGAATGACGCCGTACTCCATCACTCAAGTGCTCGTACTCACAATCGCCATGTGCATCGGTTCGGGCTTGCTCGCCGTCCGCAAATTACTCGCTGCCGATCCAGCCAATTTGTTCTAG